In the genome of Astatotilapia calliptera unplaced genomic scaffold, fAstCal1.2 U_scaffold_56, whole genome shotgun sequence, one region contains:
- the LOC113018292 gene encoding uncharacterized protein LOC113018292: MEVTGLGMRLMVMALFLLMAENQKCCHAQKSEGAYLHVHPNRLQFFEYDSISLNCSGFHGPAEWRVIKKLGLNSTQWETSTRTLYIKPAFKSHSGEYWCEKEDGEKSSTVNITITSGDVILEIPAFPVMEGENVTLGCRKKGMPSNLPADFYKDGHNLETGYGGKITIPNVSKSNEGLYKCIFSESQGKSPESWLTVRVDIVTTPQETIPREYERSPEETPNSTEPSILLSAVFTTLGVAVLVVIGVLYHQKHRGVGESSAFWYDGCRLGLGRRRPDPEDIYLKLYNESVRDLLRRKSTQTYNLRVREHPKGGPYVADGGRKHQPHHRQRRHARCQQPLTRHLHHQLHTAGAVILENPVVPVKEGEVVTFICRSTMAPSAHIADFFKDDNTSTAAPQAR, from the exons ATGGAGGTCACAGGCCTCGGTATGAGACTGA TGGTGATGGCACTGTTTCTGCTCATGGCTGAAAATCAGAAATGTTGCCATGCTCAGAAAT CAGAAGGAGCTTATCTTCATGTTCATCCAAACAGACTTCAGTTCTTTGAATATGACTCCATCTCATTAAACTGCTCGGGGTTTCATGGCCCAGCAGAATGGAGAGTGATCAAAAAGCTTGGCTTAAATTCTACTCAGTGGGAAACATCAACAAGAACTTTATACATTAAACCTGCCTTTAAGTCACACAGTGGAGAATACTGGTGCGAAAAAGAAGACGGAGAGAAAAGCAGCACTGTCAACATCACCATCACTAGT ggagaTGTGATCCTGGAGATTCCCGCTTTTCCTGTTATGGAGGGAGAAAATGTCACTTTGGGTTGTAGAAAAAAAGGAATGCCTTCCAATCTTCCAGCTGATTTTTATAAAGATGGCCACAATTTGGAAACTGGATATGGAGGAAAGATAACCATTCCCAATGTTTCCAAGTCTAATGAAGGACTGTACAAGTGCATCTTTTCTGAATCTCAAGGGAAATCACCAGAGAGTTGGCTGACTGTTAGGG TGGACATTGTTACCACACCTCAAGAAACAATACCTCGTGAATATGAAAGGAGTCCAGAAGAGACACCCAACTCCACTGAGCCCTCCATCTTGTTGTCAGCTGTCTTCACGACTTTGGGTGTAGCTGTGCTGGTCGTTATTGGAGTACTTTACCATCAGAAACACAGAG GCGTAGGTGAAAGCTCAGCCTTCTGGTATGATGGGTGTCGTCTCGGTTTAGGGCGACGCCGGCCTGATCCCGAGGATAT CTACCTGAAGCTCTACAACGAGAGTGTCAGAGACCTGCTGAGGAGGAAGTCCACTCAGACCTACAACCTGAGAGTCAGGGAGCACCCGAAAGGCGGGCCTTACGTAGCTGATGGAGGCCGGAAACATCAACCGCACCACCGCCAGCGCCGGCATGCACGATGTCAGCAGCCCCTCACACGCCATCTTCACCATCAACTTCACACAG CTGGAGCTGTGATCCTGGAAAATCCTGTTGTTCCTGTGAAGGAGGGAGAAGTTGTAACTTTTATCTGTAGAAGTACCATGGCCCCTTCTGCCCACATAGCAGATTTCTTCAAAGATGACAACACATCAACAGCAGCTCCACAGGCAAGATGA
- the LOC113018293 gene encoding butyrophilin subfamily 3 member A2-like, with translation MSPMKNKHLLVLHHVVAVLLFLTQTCGGQHQMIGPTQPVVAMIGDDIMLPCHLEPAVDAVDLTVDWSRTDLKPRSVYVRREGVELLTEQNPLYTGRTSLSVNKLQCGDVSLKLSTVQLSDAGTYKCLVPKFNAETVVMLAVGSVSSPVIELTNVKNEMVLECKSNGWYPEPQMLWVYSEGKPISVEPTKIVRSSDGLYTVSSKVTVEKGQSYSFTCKVQQKNISQIKETQIHVSGDLFMVQSNTAVHITINLAVCLISVGTVIFLIWKCEQKKIKISKQDEDENKPHQTEMEEILQREREEKKRLDGELQNKEEDLKHVRQTIEKLMEQKTSLKNQRTKLNTLLQEDKAEMKEVKKKLEKDKAPTFDKEKKMNKREDKKTDLEKRTEVHEELLKMTEKLMEETENIIIQMTERKGKLEIDKEQIIKHLRKKQEDIEEIKKKLSEKQARNNEQRRTE, from the exons ATGAGTCCTATGAAGAATAAACATCTCTTGGTTTTGCATCATGTTGTTGCCGTCCTCCTTTTTCTAACACAAACTTGTGGTG GTCAGCATCAGATGATTGGTCCAACTCAGCCAGTAGTGGCCATGATTGGTGATGACATCATGTTGCCATGCCACCTGGAACCTGCTGTGGATGCTGTTGACCTGACTGTGGATTGGTCCAGAACTGACCTCAAACCTAGATCTGTCTATGTGAGGCGAGAGGGTGTGGAGCTTCTGACTGAGCAGAATCCTTTGTACACAGGAAGAACATCACTCTCTGTCAACAAACTGCAGTGTGGAGACGTTTCATTGAAACTCTCCACAGTACAACTCTCTGATGCAGGAACATACAAATGCCTTGTACCTAAATTTAATGCAGAAACTGTGGTGATGCTTGCTGTGG GTTCAGTTTCCTCACCAGTCATAGAACTCACTAATGTCAAAAATGAAATGGTGTTAGAGTGTAAATCTAATGGCTGGTATCCAGAGCCTCAGATGTTGTGGGTGTACAGTGAGGGAAAACCCATTTCTGTTGAACCTACAAAGATTGTCAGAAGTTCTGATGGCCTCTATACTGTCAGCAGTAAAGTGACTGTGGAGAAAGGACAGAGCTACAGCTTCACCTGCAAAGTTCAACAGAAGAATATCAGTCAAATCAAAGAGACACAAATCCATGTTTCAG GTGATCTCTTTATGGTCCAGTCTAATACTGCTGTTCACATTACCATCAACTTGGCTGTCTGTTTAATAAGCGTCGGGACAGTAATATTCCTAATATGGAAATgtgaacaaaagaaaatca AAATCAGCAAACAAGATGAGGATGAAAATAAACCACATCAAACAGAGATGGAGGAAATATTACAGAGAGAacgtgaggaaaagaaaagacttgATGGTGAGTTGCAGAACAAGGAGGAAGATTTAAAACATGTCAGACAAACCATTGAAAAACTGATGGAGCAGAAGACATCTCTGAAGAACCAGAGAACAAAACTCAACACACTACTGCAGGAGGACAAGGCAGAGATGAAAGAGGTCAAGAAAAAGTTGGAGAAAGACAAAGCCCCAACttttgacaaagagaaaaaaatgaataagcgTGAAGATAAAAAAACTGACCTGGAAAAGAGAACAGAAGTACATGAAGAACTGTTAAAGATGACAGAAAAGCTAATGGAGGAAACCGAGAACATTATAATCCaaatgacagaaagaaagggaaaactAGAAATAGACAAGGAACAAATTATTAAACACTTgagaaagaaacaggaagaCATAGAAGAGATTAAGaagaaactgtcagagaaacaaGCGAGAAACAATGAACAG CGCAGGACAGAGTAA